A single region of the Eleginops maclovinus isolate JMC-PN-2008 ecotype Puerto Natales chromosome 16, JC_Emac_rtc_rv5, whole genome shotgun sequence genome encodes:
- the emp2 gene encoding epithelial membrane protein 2 produces MLIILAFIILFHVAAAILLFVATIHNAWWVVSQAGLDVVYADLWYSCNSTCYPVENSHTADAAYLQTIQATMILATILCCVSFFVFILQLFKLQQGDRFIFTAIIQLLAALCVMIAASVYTAQKNSFHVASLREGSYGSSYILAWISFPMTLVSGLMYLVLRKRK; encoded by the exons ATGTTGATCATCTTAgccttcatcatcctcttccaTGTGGCTGCAGCCATCCTGCTCTTTGTTGCTACCATTCACAAT GCATGGTGGGTGGTGTCGCAGGCTGGCCTTGATGTAGTCTACGCCGACCTGTGGTACTCCTGTAACTCCACCTGCTATCCTGTGGAGAACAGCCATACTGCTGATGCAG CGTACCTGCAGACCATCCAGGCTACTATGATCCTTGCCACCATTTTATGTTGCGTCAGCTTCTTCGTCTTCATCCTTCAGCTCTTCAAGCTCCAACAGGGAGACAGATTCATTTTCACCGCTATCATCCAGCTATTGGCCg CTCTATGTGTGATGATCGCAGCGTCCGTCTACACGGCTCAGAAGAACAGTTTCCATGTGGCCAGTCTCCGGGAAGGCTCCTACGGCTCCTCCTACATCCTAGCCTGGATCAGCTTCCCGATGACTCTAGTCAGCGGCCTCATGTACCTGGTGCTCAGGAAGCGCAAATAG